Proteins co-encoded in one Desulfitobacterium hafniense DCB-2 genomic window:
- a CDS encoding DUF1156 domain-containing protein: MEYKKKLIEVALPLEAINKESAREKSIRHGHPSTLHLWWARRPLAAARAVIWASLVDDPSSHPEEFPTEDEQTKERQRLFVILEKLVKWENTNNQDVLDEAKAEIMKSTDGNPPALLDPFAGGGAIPLEAQRLGLEAHASDLNPVAVMINKAMIEIPPKFAGQPPVNPDAHVSKMKDTTAWLGTSGLAEDVRYYGEWMKKKAFERIGHLYPKIKDEHGDEHTVIAWIWARTVKCLNPACGCEMPLASSFELSKKKGKEAYVQPIIEGKTIRYEVKYGKGAPEPPKTARGAKFKCIRCGESTTPEYIKDEAKAGRMGATLMAIVAESNNGRLYLSPNEEHITIANVEKPDEYPSQELPYDPRNIWCPAYGLDTFDKLFTNRQLTALTTFSDLISSVREEVIQQGSSQEYAEALCVYLAFAVDREADVSSSVSTWINTIGAIRNTFARQAIPMAWDFVEANLFSDSTGCFSNMLNWIVNCVRILPCGKTGTVRQFDAQSDNGLKNVMVSTDPPYYDNISYANLSDFFYVWLRKALRDITPDLFRTMLVPKTEELIATQYRFDGSTDKARNFFENGMLDAFRRINSYVSESVPVTVYYAFKQNDNDGNDATASTGWETMLSAIIKAGFSITGTWPMRTEREVRTIASGTNALASSIVLVCRKRPAGAPICTRRDFINTLKRELKPALQKLQASNIAPVDLAQSAIGPGMGVYSRFSKVLEADGTPMSVRSALQIINQELDLYFTEQDGELDRDSRFCVDLYTQYAFNDVKFGEADVLARAKNTSVEKLAGRGVLYAQKGVVRLHTREEIPEKIESRDSIIWLLTQQLTHAMEKDGVVGASKIVADIFTSDPEHAKALAYRLFQIAERKGWAAEAYAYNSLVIAWPEVQSKAADMQAARYTVNQMILFDN; encoded by the coding sequence ATGGAATATAAGAAGAAACTCATAGAAGTCGCGCTTCCACTGGAAGCCATCAATAAGGAAAGCGCCCGCGAAAAATCCATCCGCCACGGGCACCCATCCACTCTGCACTTGTGGTGGGCGCGGCGTCCGCTGGCGGCGGCTCGGGCGGTCATTTGGGCTTCCCTGGTGGACGACCCATCTTCGCACCCCGAGGAATTCCCCACCGAGGATGAGCAAACTAAGGAACGTCAGCGCCTTTTTGTTATACTCGAAAAACTGGTGAAGTGGGAGAACACCAACAATCAGGACGTGCTGGATGAGGCAAAAGCTGAGATTATGAAGTCCACAGATGGTAATCCGCCCGCGCTCCTTGACCCGTTTGCGGGTGGCGGCGCGATACCGCTGGAAGCACAGCGGCTTGGACTGGAAGCCCACGCCAGTGACCTAAATCCCGTCGCTGTGATGATCAACAAGGCGATGATTGAGATTCCGCCGAAGTTTGCTGGGCAGCCGCCGGTGAACCCTGACGCTCATGTCAGCAAGATGAAAGATACAACAGCCTGGCTGGGCACCAGCGGGCTGGCCGAAGATGTGCGCTATTATGGTGAGTGGATGAAGAAGAAAGCTTTCGAGCGCATCGGTCATCTGTACCCGAAAATTAAGGACGAACACGGAGATGAGCATACTGTCATTGCGTGGATTTGGGCGCGGACGGTCAAATGCCTAAACCCCGCTTGTGGGTGCGAAATGCCGTTGGCGAGCAGTTTTGAGCTGTCGAAGAAGAAAGGCAAAGAGGCGTATGTACAGCCCATTATTGAGGGCAAGACGATACGCTATGAAGTGAAGTATGGGAAAGGTGCGCCAGAACCGCCAAAAACGGCACGCGGGGCAAAGTTTAAGTGTATCAGATGCGGAGAATCCACAACGCCAGAATATATCAAGGATGAAGCAAAAGCTGGACGAATGGGTGCTACTCTTATGGCAATTGTTGCTGAAAGCAACAACGGACGACTTTATCTTTCGCCAAATGAAGAACATATCACTATAGCCAATGTAGAAAAGCCAGATGAATATCCCTCACAAGAATTGCCATATGACCCACGTAACATATGGTGTCCGGCGTATGGTCTGGATACATTTGACAAACTCTTTACAAATCGTCAATTAACAGCGCTGACCACATTCAGCGACCTTATTTCCAGTGTACGGGAAGAAGTTATTCAACAAGGCAGTTCTCAAGAGTACGCAGAAGCTCTGTGTGTTTATTTAGCATTTGCTGTTGATAGAGAAGCTGATGTTTCATCTTCTGTTTCAACTTGGATAAACACGATAGGCGCAATTAGAAATACCTTTGCTCGCCAAGCGATTCCGATGGCGTGGGATTTTGTGGAAGCTAACTTATTCTCGGATTCAACAGGTTGCTTCTCTAATATGCTAAATTGGATTGTGAATTGTGTTAGGATTCTGCCCTGTGGTAAAACAGGTACTGTACGACAGTTTGATGCACAAAGCGACAACGGGTTAAAAAACGTAATGGTATCCACAGACCCTCCATACTATGACAATATTAGTTATGCGAATTTATCTGATTTCTTTTATGTTTGGCTGCGCAAAGCACTACGAGATATAACTCCTGACTTATTTAGGACTATGCTCGTTCCTAAAACTGAAGAACTCATTGCCACTCAATATCGTTTTGATGGAAGCACGGATAAGGCTCGTAATTTTTTTGAAAACGGGATGTTGGACGCATTTAGACGTATAAATTCGTATGTCAGCGAGTCTGTACCGGTAACAGTTTATTATGCTTTCAAGCAAAACGATAATGATGGTAATGATGCGACAGCTTCTACTGGTTGGGAAACAATGCTATCAGCGATTATCAAAGCAGGCTTTTCAATAACCGGAACTTGGCCAATGAGGACAGAACGTGAAGTCAGAACAATCGCATCTGGTACCAACGCACTTGCTTCCTCTATCGTCCTTGTCTGCCGCAAACGCCCCGCAGGCGCACCAATTTGCACCCGCCGCGACTTTATCAACACATTGAAGCGTGAGTTGAAACCAGCCTTGCAGAAGCTGCAGGCGAGCAATATCGCACCGGTGGACTTGGCACAGAGCGCCATCGGTCCCGGCATGGGCGTGTACTCTCGTTTCTCCAAAGTGCTGGAAGCAGACGGCACGCCGATGAGCGTCAGATCGGCTCTGCAAATCATCAATCAGGAACTCGACCTTTATTTTACGGAGCAGGACGGCGAACTTGACCGGGACAGCCGTTTCTGTGTTGACCTATATACACAGTATGCCTTCAACGATGTTAAGTTCGGCGAAGCGGACGTGCTGGCGCGGGCCAAGAACACATCGGTGGAGAAACTCGCCGGACGCGGGGTGCTGTACGCGCAAAAAGGCGTAGTGAGGCTGCATACACGCGAAGAAATACCGGAGAAGATTGAAAGTCGCGACTCCATCATCTGGCTTCTCACCCAGCAGCTTACCCACGCGATGGAGAAGGACGGCGTGGTCGGCGCGTCGAAGATAGTAGCAGATATCTTCACATCCGATCCGGAACACGCCAAGGCTCTGGCGTACCGCTTATTCCAGATAGCGGAGCGCAAAGGCTGGGCGGCTGAAGCGTATGCCTACAACTCGCTCGTCATCGCGTGGCCGGAAGTCCAATCCAAGGCTGCGGACATGCAGGCGGCAAGATACACTGTAAATCAAATGATTTTGTTCGATAATTAG